A section of the Rubritalea squalenifaciens DSM 18772 genome encodes:
- a CDS encoding type I restriction-modification system subunit M, translating into MSIRQEDINRAAWAACDTFRGVVDPSEYKNYILVTLFLKYMSDVWKEHREAFMKEFNGDETRVNRRLSRERFILPHVELKDEEGKILDSFTADFYALYDRRNASNIGELINIVLDHIEEENKGKLNGVFRNIDFNSESALGQTKDRNRRLKNLLEDFAKPELDLSPSRVKSEDIIGNTYQYLIKRFAGDSGKKGGEFYTPEEVSILLARLVDPQPGATICDPACGSCSLLIKAGEQVGDRNFALFGQESNGSTWALGRMNCFLHGMDGAQIEWGDTINNPKLLHEERLRKFDIVVANPPFSLDKWGAEDAATDSFQRFHRGVPPKSKADYAFISHMIETTVEGTGKVGVIVPHGVLFRGAGEGKIRQRLIEENMLEAVIGLPANLFYGTGIPAAILIFNKGKEHTDTLFIDASKEFTKGTNQNRLDPGHLDRIVSTFKDFKTVEKYAYRATVDELRENDFNLNIPRYVDTFEEEEDINIAEVQKEIDALETKLSNVREEMAQHLKELNLA; encoded by the coding sequence ATGAGCATTAGACAAGAAGACATCAACCGCGCGGCGTGGGCCGCCTGCGACACTTTCCGTGGAGTCGTCGACCCTTCCGAGTACAAGAACTACATTCTCGTTACACTCTTCCTCAAGTACATGTCCGATGTCTGGAAGGAGCACCGCGAAGCCTTCATGAAGGAATTCAACGGAGACGAAACCCGCGTCAACCGACGCCTCTCCAGGGAGCGTTTCATCCTGCCCCACGTGGAGCTGAAGGATGAAGAAGGCAAGATCCTCGATTCCTTCACTGCAGATTTCTACGCCCTCTATGATCGCCGCAATGCTTCTAACATCGGCGAACTCATCAACATCGTGCTCGACCACATCGAGGAAGAGAACAAGGGCAAGCTCAACGGCGTCTTCCGCAATATCGACTTCAACTCCGAATCCGCCCTCGGCCAGACCAAGGACCGCAACCGCCGCCTGAAGAACCTGCTAGAAGACTTCGCTAAGCCTGAGCTGGACCTCTCCCCTAGCAGAGTGAAATCGGAAGACATCATCGGCAACACCTACCAATACCTGATCAAGCGCTTTGCCGGAGACTCAGGCAAGAAAGGTGGAGAGTTCTACACCCCGGAGGAAGTATCCATCCTCCTCGCCCGTCTGGTAGATCCACAGCCAGGTGCAACCATCTGCGATCCAGCATGCGGATCCTGCTCCCTCCTCATCAAGGCAGGCGAGCAAGTGGGCGACCGCAACTTCGCCCTCTTCGGCCAGGAGAGCAACGGCTCCACATGGGCGCTCGGTCGCATGAACTGCTTCCTTCACGGCATGGATGGCGCCCAGATCGAATGGGGCGACACGATCAACAACCCGAAACTCCTCCACGAAGAACGCTTACGTAAGTTCGATATCGTCGTGGCAAACCCACCCTTCTCTCTGGATAAATGGGGAGCGGAAGATGCGGCTACCGATTCCTTCCAGCGCTTCCACAGGGGCGTTCCACCCAAGTCCAAAGCCGACTACGCCTTCATCTCCCACATGATCGAGACCACAGTCGAAGGCACGGGTAAGGTAGGAGTCATCGTACCCCACGGCGTTCTCTTCCGTGGTGCCGGTGAAGGAAAGATCAGGCAGCGGCTGATCGAGGAAAACATGCTGGAAGCTGTGATCGGCCTACCAGCGAACCTCTTCTACGGCACCGGGATTCCTGCAGCCATCCTCATCTTCAACAAGGGCAAGGAGCACACCGACACGCTCTTCATTGATGCCTCCAAGGAGTTCACCAAGGGCACCAATCAGAACCGTCTCGATCCAGGGCACCTCGACCGCATCGTCTCAACTTTCAAGGACTTCAAGACCGTCGAGAAGTACGCCTACCGCGCCACGGTGGACGAACTGAGGGAAAACGACTTCAACCTCAATATCCCCCGCTACGTCGACACCTTCGAAGAAGAGGAAGACATCAACATCGCTGAGGTGCAGAAGGAAATCGACGCACTGGAAACCAAGCTCTCCAATGTCCGGGAAGAAATGGCCCAGCACCTCAAAGAACTCAACTTAGCCTAA
- a CDS encoding restriction endonuclease subunit S — translation MSQTLQQVCTIQSGITLRKDSCEPSEDGHTHLLSVADMDFIHLTPSTRFPQRFTTKIDRYVAQPNDVLFSVRGTHLKASVMPEHPETFVAPSHLCILTPNDREKLLPEYLAIYLLSEPSQRYFHEKRRGSAVPLITKKSLGELPISLPSLETQARLIRLHQLLETEKDLQNRIHQLHELQVQQCFNKL, via the coding sequence GTGAGTCAAACACTGCAACAAGTCTGCACGATCCAAAGCGGGATCACTCTGCGCAAGGACAGCTGCGAGCCGTCCGAAGACGGGCATACCCACCTTCTGAGTGTGGCCGACATGGATTTTATCCATCTCACTCCTTCCACAAGATTCCCGCAACGTTTCACCACCAAGATCGACCGCTACGTAGCGCAACCGAACGATGTCCTGTTCTCAGTCAGGGGCACCCACCTCAAAGCCTCCGTCATGCCGGAGCACCCGGAGACCTTCGTCGCCCCCTCCCACCTTTGCATCCTGACTCCGAATGACCGGGAGAAACTACTTCCTGAGTATCTCGCCATTTACCTACTCTCGGAACCATCTCAACGCTACTTCCATGAAAAGCGCCGAGGCAGCGCTGTCCCCTTGATCACCAAGAAATCACTGGGGGAGCTCCCCATTTCCCTCCCTTCACTGGAGACACAAGCCAGGCTGATCAGACTCCACCAGCTACTCGAAACCGAGAAAGACCTTCAAAACCGCATTCACCAGCTCCACGAACTCCAGGTGCAGCAGTGCTTCAACAAACTTTAA
- a CDS encoding heavy metal translocating P-type ATPase, which produces MVALAIAGIALHLIFKFATTLPESSVLAPLYAVIVIGGIPLILELLVKALKGEFGSDLLGGISIITSIFLGEYLAGSIIVLMLSGGEALESYALRSASSVLEALAKRMPSKAHRKVGNKIHEANLEDIQIGDLLVIYPHEICPADGTVTEGHGVMDESYLTGEPFLITKTIGSDVISGAVNGESALTIKATKIPADSRYAKIMEVIRASEEKRPHIRRLGDKLGALYTPVALTIALLAWFISGESLRFLSVLVIATPCPLLIGIPIAVIGSISLCARRSIIVKKTTALEQISSCQTAIFDKTGTLTYGEPTLTELLPSPSFDHDRILALVAGLETYSKHPLAHAVLQAANEHSLAIPEVKELSEQPGKGLRGTIDGHQILISSRNKIAQQAQFSGLENIPPISSGLECIVAIDNQYAATLRFHDAPRADSEPFISHLGSKHQFKRLMIVSGDRNSEVSYLAKQVGITEVHAQQSPEEKLDIVTRLTSEAKTLYVGDGINDAPAMMAATVGIAIGQNSEVTTEAASVVIMDNSLTRVDEFMHISRRMRTIALQSAVGGMALSLIGMAFAAAGCLSPVQGAIIQEVIDVLAILNALRAAVPPKVIHDL; this is translated from the coding sequence ATTGTTGCCTTGGCCATAGCAGGTATCGCCCTTCACCTGATCTTTAAATTTGCCACCACCCTACCAGAGTCCAGCGTACTCGCCCCGCTCTATGCAGTGATCGTGATCGGCGGCATTCCCTTGATTCTCGAGTTACTGGTGAAAGCTCTCAAAGGGGAATTCGGCTCAGACCTGCTAGGTGGGATATCCATCATCACTTCGATCTTTCTCGGCGAGTATCTGGCGGGCTCCATCATTGTCCTCATGCTCTCCGGTGGAGAAGCCCTGGAGAGCTATGCTCTGCGCAGCGCCTCTTCTGTGCTTGAGGCTCTCGCCAAGCGCATGCCGTCCAAGGCTCACCGGAAGGTGGGAAATAAGATTCACGAGGCAAATCTAGAAGACATCCAGATCGGCGACCTGCTGGTCATCTATCCCCACGAAATATGCCCGGCAGACGGCACTGTCACCGAAGGCCACGGAGTCATGGATGAGTCCTACCTAACAGGAGAACCCTTCCTCATCACCAAAACTATCGGTTCAGACGTGATTTCAGGTGCGGTAAATGGAGAATCCGCCCTCACCATCAAAGCCACCAAAATCCCAGCCGATTCACGCTACGCAAAAATCATGGAGGTAATACGTGCCTCTGAGGAAAAACGCCCACACATCAGAAGACTGGGCGACAAGCTGGGCGCCCTCTATACCCCGGTCGCCCTCACCATTGCACTTCTGGCCTGGTTCATCAGCGGAGAATCCCTGCGCTTTCTCTCAGTCCTCGTCATCGCCACGCCCTGCCCACTGCTGATAGGGATACCGATCGCCGTCATTGGATCCATTTCCCTCTGCGCTCGCAGATCCATCATCGTAAAGAAAACCACGGCACTGGAGCAAATAAGCTCCTGCCAGACTGCTATCTTCGATAAAACTGGCACACTCACCTATGGGGAACCTACCCTAACTGAGCTACTCCCCTCACCTTCCTTTGACCATGACAGGATCCTAGCATTGGTCGCTGGCTTGGAAACCTATTCCAAGCACCCGTTAGCTCACGCCGTTTTGCAAGCTGCCAATGAGCACTCACTGGCCATCCCTGAGGTCAAAGAACTTAGCGAGCAACCCGGCAAAGGCCTGCGCGGCACCATCGACGGCCATCAGATACTCATCTCTAGCAGAAACAAGATAGCCCAGCAGGCCCAATTCTCCGGCCTAGAAAACATCCCGCCTATCAGCAGCGGACTGGAGTGCATCGTCGCCATCGATAACCAATACGCCGCCACCCTCAGGTTCCATGATGCACCACGGGCTGACTCGGAACCCTTTATCAGCCACCTGGGCTCCAAGCACCAGTTCAAGCGCCTCATGATCGTCTCGGGCGACCGGAATTCCGAGGTCAGCTACCTCGCCAAGCAGGTTGGCATCACTGAAGTACACGCCCAGCAAAGCCCGGAGGAGAAACTCGATATCGTGACCCGGCTCACCTCCGAAGCCAAAACACTCTATGTTGGCGACGGCATCAATGATGCTCCAGCCATGATGGCCGCCACGGTAGGTATCGCCATAGGTCAAAACAGTGAAGTCACTACCGAAGCCGCCAGCGTCGTCATCATGGACAACTCGCTTACCCGTGTGGATGAGTTCATGCACATCAGCCGACGGATGCGTACCATCGCGCTCCAGAGCGCCGTCGGCGGCATGGCTCTCAGCCTCATCGGCATGGCCTTTGCGGCAGCCGGCTGCCTCAGCCCGGTACAGGGCGCCATCATCCAGGAAGTCATCGATGTCCTTGCGATTCTCAATGCCCTGCGCGCAGCAGTCCCGCCAAAAGTCATCCACGATCTCTAA
- a CDS encoding phosphopantothenoylcysteine decarboxylase, with product MKILITAGPTREPLDPVRYLTNRSSGKMGYAIADAAAVANHHVTLISGPSNEEVPDGIDYIPVETAEEMYQAVQNYIGKMDAAIFAAAVSDYRPASIAEQKIKKTEDTLTLKLIKNPDILGSARSKFSYQGVLVGFAAETENVESNARAKLMRKQCDLVIANDVSRKDIGFDSNENELLLVYPQTTESIPKADKHHLAHIIIEKVTDLQPK from the coding sequence ATGAAAATCTTGATCACCGCCGGCCCTACCCGCGAACCATTGGATCCAGTTCGCTACCTGACTAACCGATCTTCAGGCAAAATGGGTTACGCCATTGCGGATGCCGCTGCGGTGGCAAACCATCACGTCACACTCATCTCAGGTCCTTCTAACGAAGAGGTCCCAGATGGGATAGACTACATCCCGGTAGAAACCGCCGAGGAAATGTACCAGGCAGTGCAAAACTACATCGGCAAAATGGACGCCGCCATTTTCGCGGCGGCAGTCTCCGACTATCGCCCTGCATCCATCGCCGAGCAGAAAATCAAAAAAACAGAGGACACTCTCACGCTGAAGCTCATCAAGAATCCGGACATCCTGGGCTCAGCTCGTTCGAAATTTTCTTATCAGGGCGTTCTCGTCGGTTTTGCCGCAGAGACTGAAAACGTAGAATCCAATGCCCGCGCGAAACTCATGCGCAAGCAATGTGACCTCGTGATCGCGAATGACGTGTCTCGCAAGGACATCGGTTTTGACTCCAACGAGAACGAACTACTTCTCGTGTACCCTCAGACAACAGAATCCATCCCGAAAGCTGACAAGCACCACCTGGCGCATATCATCATCGAGAAAGTAACCGATCTACAACCCAAGTAA
- a CDS encoding flavoprotein: MATIVIGISGSIAAYKAADLTSQLVKEGHEVHCVMTQAATEFITPLTLQVLSRNPVLVTLEDEKQSWKPGHIDLADRADLLVIAPASANTLGNFANGLAPDPLSSIYLATKAKVLIAPAMNGKMWDHPATQRNVEILKGDGCTFHGPDSEGMLACGYEGKGRLMPVDSILDAIRAIL; this comes from the coding sequence ATGGCAACCATCGTCATAGGCATCTCAGGCTCTATTGCCGCTTACAAAGCGGCTGATTTGACATCCCAACTGGTCAAGGAGGGACACGAAGTTCACTGCGTGATGACCCAGGCGGCCACCGAGTTCATTACCCCCCTGACCTTGCAGGTACTCTCACGTAATCCCGTGCTCGTCACCCTGGAGGATGAAAAGCAATCTTGGAAACCGGGTCACATCGATCTAGCAGACCGGGCAGATCTGCTGGTCATCGCTCCTGCCAGCGCGAACACCCTTGGTAACTTTGCCAACGGTCTAGCACCAGATCCACTCTCTAGCATATATTTGGCCACAAAAGCCAAGGTACTCATCGCACCCGCCATGAACGGCAAGATGTGGGATCACCCCGCCACACAGAGGAACGTAGAGATCCTCAAAGGTGATGGCTGTACCTTCCATGGCCCGGACTCCGAGGGCATGCTGGCCTGCGGATACGAGGGCAAGGGCCGCCTGATGCCCGTTGATTCCATCCTTGATGCAATCAGGGCCATCCTCTAA
- a CDS encoding protein jag yields MNWEDASEKILVTMLGQLGFSIEVERENTEDGLCLQIKSEHNKTIIGRNGDRLEDLQYLVNRVLNKHFPDAPRVKVDCAHYRDEQEKKLVEKARVLADRVRADGRSIRTRPLNAYYRRIVHNALMDVEGVSTVSPKGDSRFKRIEIKPA; encoded by the coding sequence ATGAATTGGGAAGATGCGTCAGAAAAGATACTCGTGACTATGCTAGGTCAGTTAGGCTTTTCGATTGAGGTTGAGAGAGAGAATACGGAAGACGGCCTATGTCTTCAGATCAAATCTGAGCACAATAAAACGATCATTGGGCGCAATGGAGACCGCCTGGAAGATCTCCAGTATCTAGTCAACCGGGTGCTGAACAAGCACTTCCCTGATGCCCCACGAGTCAAAGTGGATTGTGCTCACTACCGTGATGAGCAGGAGAAGAAGCTCGTGGAGAAAGCTCGTGTGCTTGCTGATAGAGTGAGGGCTGACGGCAGATCGATCAGAACTCGCCCTCTTAATGCATACTATCGCCGAATCGTTCACAATGCTCTGATGGATGTAGAGGGCGTAAGTACAGTTTCTCCTAAAGGTGATTCCCGTTTCAAGAGAATCGAGATCAAACCTGCCTAG
- a CDS encoding acyl-CoA thioesterase, with protein sequence METHRLVFTEDLNPYGFLFGGRLLSWADEASYIAANQDYPKCRFVTIGMDKVEFRHSVKNGAILTIVSEQVRKGTTSITYSVTIYSSHESPDMPIFTTNVTFVNVDESGNKRPL encoded by the coding sequence ATGGAAACTCATCGTCTGGTATTTACTGAAGACCTGAATCCCTATGGCTTCCTATTTGGTGGACGGCTGTTAAGCTGGGCTGATGAGGCCAGCTATATCGCTGCCAATCAGGATTATCCCAAGTGCCGGTTCGTGACCATCGGCATGGACAAGGTGGAGTTCCGGCATTCTGTGAAGAATGGGGCGATACTCACGATTGTCAGTGAACAGGTGAGAAAGGGGACTACCTCGATCACCTACAGTGTGACTATCTACTCCAGCCACGAGTCGCCTGATATGCCCATATTCACGACGAATGTGACCTTCGTGAACGTGGATGAGTCCGGGAATAAGAGACCGCTTTAA
- a CDS encoding glycoside hydrolase family 88 protein translates to MTKAISVEMIVLMIKLAKCGLLVLGALLGSPLLAETGTFSSEARLDAIEKVTEAVARWQLANQPKPTRLHDYLPTDWTMGVMYTGYVAHAHTMGSEEWYEYLRDVAKKCQYKLGEREAFGDDHVVGQLYLSLYLRDEMPKYLQPSYEVLEHFVERPHDESLDWTSKVHLREWAWCDSLYMSPPTLAMMYAATGEKRFLDTMDELWWKTTDYLYNKDEKLYARDQRYLTRKEKNGELVFWARGNGWVFGGLCNLLKYMPADYPSRAKYEQLFQDMAGRLKEIQQEDGTWHAALLDPETYSAPESSGTGFYVYGMLWGINNGLLEREVYLPVAMKGWNRLVHNVHENGKLGFVQAIGKDPQQVSADETDVYGTASFLLAGHELHKMVTMEGAKKSELSVVNPGKLNRLNEVIELDWNHVAKSLPGLTIENAAVRDGVTGMFLPTHAWDEDKDGKIDHLLVQVSLRPKEKRKLEVMALAEGKKVAQFPSRLQARFVPERKDDFAWENDRMAFRAYGPALAAENATGGLDVWTKKVRYPVVDKWYAKGPEFYHEDHGEGMDAYKVGQSLGLGGTGYLDKEGKLSFSPEYAKWEVMDLGPLRLRFKLSYRPIEVGAAQVAEERVISMDAGSYFFDVHSSFQTTGDAEGVRPVTGIHFHSKENNEHEPLFEYEQQVFQTSHAVGGWEMLGKPEDQSGHIGLALVFPEGGLFRREFDFKEDLEDFVAKGEPQRGTKEVFKRDGHTLFAVAEDLSKPVSWQAGAAWDQCDIPHYRDFQDEILRQAHETIFKPIKVLY, encoded by the coding sequence TTGACCAAGGCGATTTCTGTGGAAATGATCGTGCTCATGATCAAGCTGGCAAAGTGCGGTTTATTGGTATTGGGTGCTCTTCTGGGCAGCCCGTTATTGGCTGAGACAGGGACCTTTTCCTCGGAGGCGAGACTGGATGCGATTGAGAAGGTGACTGAAGCGGTCGCACGCTGGCAGCTAGCGAACCAGCCCAAGCCGACACGTCTGCATGACTACTTGCCGACCGACTGGACCATGGGGGTGATGTATACAGGTTATGTGGCGCATGCACACACCATGGGAAGTGAAGAATGGTATGAATACCTGCGTGATGTCGCCAAGAAGTGCCAGTACAAGTTGGGAGAGCGAGAAGCGTTTGGGGATGACCATGTGGTAGGGCAGCTGTATCTCTCCCTTTATTTGCGCGATGAGATGCCCAAGTACTTGCAGCCCAGCTATGAGGTACTGGAGCATTTCGTGGAGAGACCTCATGATGAGTCTCTTGACTGGACCAGCAAGGTGCACCTACGTGAGTGGGCCTGGTGTGACTCCCTTTACATGTCACCACCTACCTTGGCGATGATGTACGCCGCGACTGGTGAGAAGCGCTTTCTTGATACCATGGATGAGCTGTGGTGGAAGACCACGGATTATCTCTACAACAAGGATGAGAAGCTGTACGCAAGAGATCAGCGCTACCTGACGAGGAAGGAAAAGAATGGTGAGCTTGTCTTCTGGGCGAGAGGAAACGGCTGGGTATTCGGGGGACTGTGCAACTTACTCAAGTACATGCCTGCGGATTATCCTAGCCGGGCGAAGTACGAGCAGTTGTTTCAGGATATGGCTGGCCGTCTCAAAGAGATTCAGCAGGAAGACGGTACCTGGCATGCGGCACTGCTGGATCCAGAGACCTACTCAGCTCCAGAGAGCAGTGGAACGGGTTTCTATGTGTATGGGATGCTCTGGGGGATCAATAATGGTCTGTTAGAACGCGAGGTCTATTTGCCTGTGGCGATGAAAGGCTGGAATAGGCTGGTCCATAACGTCCATGAGAATGGCAAGCTGGGCTTCGTGCAGGCGATTGGCAAGGATCCGCAGCAAGTCTCGGCTGATGAGACGGATGTCTATGGCACTGCCAGTTTCCTTCTTGCAGGGCATGAGCTGCATAAGATGGTCACGATGGAGGGCGCCAAGAAGTCTGAACTGAGTGTGGTAAATCCGGGTAAGCTGAATAGGCTGAATGAAGTTATTGAGCTAGACTGGAATCATGTGGCGAAATCCCTGCCTGGCCTGACGATCGAGAATGCCGCCGTGCGTGACGGGGTGACCGGGATGTTTCTGCCAACGCATGCATGGGATGAGGACAAGGATGGTAAGATAGATCATCTGCTGGTGCAGGTGAGCCTGCGCCCGAAAGAGAAGAGAAAGCTCGAAGTAATGGCTCTTGCTGAGGGCAAGAAGGTAGCCCAGTTCCCATCACGTTTGCAGGCCCGCTTCGTGCCAGAGCGGAAGGATGACTTCGCCTGGGAGAATGACCGCATGGCTTTCAGGGCTTACGGTCCGGCCTTGGCTGCTGAAAATGCCACAGGAGGTCTCGATGTCTGGACCAAGAAAGTGCGCTATCCTGTGGTAGACAAGTGGTATGCCAAGGGGCCCGAGTTTTACCATGAGGATCATGGGGAGGGCATGGATGCCTATAAAGTGGGTCAATCGCTTGGGCTGGGTGGCACTGGCTATCTGGACAAAGAGGGGAAACTCTCATTCAGCCCGGAATACGCCAAGTGGGAGGTGATGGATCTCGGACCGCTGCGTTTGAGATTCAAGCTAAGCTACCGGCCGATTGAAGTCGGGGCTGCTCAAGTAGCGGAGGAGAGAGTCATTAGCATGGATGCTGGCAGTTACTTTTTTGATGTGCATTCCAGCTTCCAGACGACAGGGGATGCAGAGGGTGTGCGCCCGGTGACTGGTATCCATTTCCACAGCAAGGAGAATAATGAGCATGAGCCGCTGTTTGAGTATGAGCAGCAAGTATTTCAGACCAGCCATGCTGTCGGAGGCTGGGAGATGCTGGGCAAGCCAGAGGATCAATCTGGACACATAGGCCTGGCTCTGGTGTTCCCGGAAGGTGGGCTGTTCCGTAGGGAATTTGATTTTAAAGAGGATTTAGAGGATTTCGTTGCCAAGGGGGAACCCCAAAGGGGGACCAAGGAGGTATTCAAGCGTGATGGGCACACACTCTTTGCGGTAGCTGAAGACCTGTCTAAGCCAGTCTCTTGGCAGGCGGGAGCTGCTTGGGATCAATGCGATATACCTCATTATCGCGACTTTCAGGATGAAATTTTACGACAAGCTCATGAGACGATTTTCAAGCCAATCAAGGTCCTCTACTAG
- a CDS encoding c-type cytochrome domain-containing protein, giving the protein MSKEPYCFRSLQKKFYLPVLIAGVIAIILTSIMPTIGEVGMASEKAQTVIGQWVAFFGEFHPLFLHLPIGALMLVFLMEAAGLASRGRYKPNTTLGLFFASVTGLFAVLFGYCLYLTGEFSGELVESHKRDGIIFTVLLIGSFLLRYTTDVKGSGGLWRPAYYMALGATGVMMMSAGHHGGEMTHGDPMDKAPWNKEEEDKPSQEELADPVVYTHIIHPILDAKCISCHGENKQKGGLRMDSYAALLDGGNDEVCLEPGDLKKSAMISFLHLPMEDDLHMPPEGKTQLTKEEIQILEWWVAMGAPEKAKRSEVEVTPEIAKALESLMTPEEIAAMEKAQEEARLKKEKELAATRERLAKGLEKVNHKYPGSLKYISQEGTDLSFSVVSYRKTFNDDNMEIINSVASEIAELDLGASMVTDKGLSKIDQFTKLKVLKLNETGITDAVLPQLAKLKNLEVLNLYGTPVTDKGIKVLHGHTGLKKVYLWNTKVSEAAAKELEKSLREAFSKNPEGGIEPEVILGITGKE; this is encoded by the coding sequence ATGTCAAAAGAACCATACTGTTTCCGCTCACTGCAAAAGAAGTTCTATCTTCCGGTTCTCATAGCCGGGGTGATAGCCATCATCCTGACATCCATCATGCCCACGATTGGCGAGGTGGGAATGGCTAGTGAGAAAGCCCAGACGGTGATCGGGCAATGGGTTGCCTTTTTCGGTGAATTTCACCCACTTTTCCTGCACCTTCCGATTGGTGCGCTGATGCTGGTCTTTTTGATGGAAGCAGCCGGGTTGGCTAGTCGCGGGCGTTATAAGCCGAATACAACGCTCGGTCTGTTCTTTGCCTCCGTGACTGGTTTGTTTGCGGTACTCTTCGGTTACTGCCTCTATTTGACGGGTGAGTTCAGTGGTGAGCTTGTCGAAAGCCACAAGCGTGACGGTATCATCTTTACGGTTCTATTGATTGGCAGCTTCTTGCTTCGCTACACCACTGACGTGAAGGGCAGTGGCGGACTCTGGAGACCTGCCTACTACATGGCTCTCGGGGCTACTGGCGTGATGATGATGAGTGCCGGTCACCACGGTGGTGAAATGACTCACGGTGATCCCATGGACAAAGCTCCTTGGAATAAGGAGGAAGAAGACAAGCCTTCTCAGGAAGAGCTTGCTGACCCTGTAGTCTATACACACATCATTCACCCGATTCTCGATGCGAAGTGCATTTCCTGCCATGGTGAGAACAAGCAAAAGGGCGGCCTGAGAATGGACAGCTATGCTGCTCTTCTTGACGGTGGCAATGATGAGGTTTGTCTTGAGCCTGGTGACTTGAAGAAGAGTGCTATGATTTCATTCCTCCATCTTCCGATGGAAGATGATCTGCACATGCCACCAGAAGGAAAGACCCAGCTCACCAAAGAGGAGATTCAGATCCTGGAATGGTGGGTAGCCATGGGTGCGCCTGAGAAGGCGAAGCGTAGTGAGGTGGAGGTGACTCCTGAGATTGCCAAGGCTCTGGAGAGTCTGATGACACCTGAGGAGATTGCTGCCATGGAGAAGGCCCAAGAGGAAGCAAGACTCAAGAAAGAGAAGGAGCTCGCGGCGACTCGTGAGCGCTTGGCTAAGGGGCTTGAGAAGGTGAACCACAAGTATCCAGGTTCCCTGAAGTACATTTCCCAGGAAGGTACGGATCTCAGTTTCTCTGTCGTCAGCTACCGCAAGACTTTCAATGATGATAACATGGAGATTATCAACTCCGTTGCTAGCGAGATTGCTGAGCTGGATCTGGGGGCCTCTATGGTGACTGACAAAGGCTTGTCCAAGATTGATCAATTCACCAAGCTGAAAGTCCTTAAGCTGAATGAGACTGGTATCACGGATGCTGTCCTACCTCAGCTAGCCAAGCTCAAGAATCTCGAGGTGCTCAACCTCTATGGTACGCCAGTTACTGACAAGGGTATCAAAGTGCTTCATGGTCACACAGGTCTCAAGAAGGTTTACCTCTGGAATACTAAAGTGAGTGAAGCCGCTGCCAAGGAGCTGGAGAAATCCCTGCGAGAGGCATTTTCTAAGAACCCTGAAGGGGGGATTGAGCCTGAAGTGATTCTCGGAATCACCGGTAAGGAGTAA